The following are encoded together in the Thalassomonas haliotis genome:
- a CDS encoding DEAD/DEAH box helicase — translation MNIFEKSPEIKNQTVIDILTFWHQAEFFNSVALQDLAQDNPGVIYYQLADLINNPTCLPWLNRNNIRRGGNNYDPNKVYSYTLYLGVFQRSEFFAQAKGLFHSKEDSVWDEHCNDSGITCTAKIKVNKEGCLLLDTLELSTAPWALGQALNHKLDNISFDDFEYESEAFIERWQEINKVADNVKQETGASPAFTTFELLAVLEQLQSWAGFEPLKASTALIIKLNPIKKEEFPVTPLLPPETIRRLQQLNNELITEQPEMEADAPGKHYGSKGGGTYLAGSGEDEQEVAILNSFFIRDLELARNIIRQGNLTPDSPLARFLAPTCQRYADLLTPKGEELIREQLAVDKTPAGRWPGDSSHIMSLMQQFSINTMKEELADTGLYSVNGPPGTGKSTLLRDIIADNVVQRAKVLAGLSSAKDAFCRDLSVKVGDKVETGIKQLIPELCGFEMVVLSSNNNAVENISKELPQMKTLGQEFLDLEYFKPVAQKLAADHKVTKDKKTKQEKITLAALEDEEDCWGLVAAALGNYDNRKRFGERIRYKPMEQLTLLDKKAASYRTLSAAIRELRRKSPNVHADFKSAQKAFQQAEAEVEQAINDIKRLEKLAAQQQALAKQAQELSRLNEALLRSKACMAKLDARKAPWWSLEVRKCCYQRAIIAAFKLRIADREARLANKQVKYKRNAALLAQEEQACQTITQLHQDICFSAQDDDFNSAAIQRYAFGHSKELNRLRAELAAKAFVLHQAWVLACYNGCFSHTVNNLMHLINGKVKDYQHAKAMWQCFFMLVPVVSSAFASVASQFSALRAGDIGWLFIDEAGQATPQQAVGALLRAKRAIVVGDPLQIEPVFSTPPEFIEFFGKKILGEQWHTWSPTTASVQSVADRVNPYGTNLIATNQWLGSPLRVHRRCQNPMFSIANQIAYSNTMLHGSDHLAEVSDFVWGQSSWCDVPGAVDDKHFVPEQAAYVLMMLYRYIEANNELPACYIVTPFRNVKKRLKEYLKREFRHETIQQKNFYDWIEGRIGTIHTFQGKEEKYVIFVLGGSLENGGKGATNWASAKPNLLNVAVTRAKKRFYMVGCKNLWGGLAYFSVANTDLASVAVTNPEVN, via the coding sequence TTGAATATATTTGAGAAGTCCCCGGAAATAAAAAACCAGACGGTAATTGATATTTTAACTTTCTGGCATCAAGCTGAATTTTTTAATTCAGTGGCGCTACAAGATTTAGCACAAGATAATCCCGGTGTTATTTATTATCAACTAGCCGATCTTATTAATAACCCTACTTGTTTACCCTGGCTGAACCGTAACAATATCAGGCGTGGCGGTAATAACTATGATCCGAATAAAGTCTACAGCTACACCCTTTATCTAGGCGTTTTTCAGCGCAGTGAATTTTTTGCACAGGCAAAAGGGCTATTTCACTCAAAAGAGGATAGTGTTTGGGACGAACACTGTAATGACTCCGGTATAACCTGTACTGCTAAAATAAAGGTAAACAAAGAAGGTTGTCTTTTACTTGATACCTTAGAATTATCTACCGCTCCCTGGGCATTGGGGCAAGCTCTGAACCATAAGTTGGATAATATCAGCTTTGACGATTTTGAATATGAATCGGAAGCCTTTATTGAGCGCTGGCAAGAGATAAACAAGGTTGCCGATAATGTAAAGCAGGAAACAGGGGCATCGCCTGCGTTTACCACCTTTGAGTTATTGGCTGTGCTGGAGCAATTGCAAAGCTGGGCAGGCTTTGAGCCGTTAAAAGCAAGCACTGCACTGATCATTAAACTTAATCCAATAAAGAAAGAAGAATTTCCTGTAACTCCTTTGTTGCCACCGGAAACCATCCGGCGGCTGCAACAGCTGAACAATGAGTTAATCACCGAACAACCTGAAATGGAAGCTGATGCGCCAGGAAAGCATTATGGCAGTAAAGGGGGCGGCACCTATCTGGCTGGCTCTGGTGAAGATGAACAAGAAGTTGCTATCTTAAACAGTTTCTTTATCCGTGATCTTGAATTAGCTAGAAATATTATCCGGCAAGGTAATCTTACGCCTGATTCACCTTTGGCCCGTTTTTTAGCTCCCACATGTCAGCGCTATGCAGACTTGTTGACGCCAAAGGGCGAGGAGCTTATTCGTGAGCAACTGGCGGTAGATAAAACACCGGCAGGGCGCTGGCCTGGCGACAGCTCTCATATCATGAGTTTAATGCAGCAGTTTTCCATCAACACGATGAAAGAAGAATTAGCCGATACTGGCCTGTATTCGGTAAACGGGCCGCCGGGGACGGGGAAGTCCACCTTGTTGCGGGATATTATTGCCGACAATGTTGTACAGCGGGCCAAAGTGCTGGCGGGATTAAGCTCTGCAAAAGATGCGTTTTGTCGAGATTTATCAGTGAAAGTCGGCGATAAGGTCGAAACAGGAATAAAACAGCTTATTCCCGAATTATGCGGCTTCGAAATGGTGGTGTTATCAAGCAATAATAATGCGGTTGAAAATATCTCGAAGGAACTGCCGCAAATGAAAACACTGGGGCAGGAGTTTCTCGATCTGGAATACTTTAAGCCTGTGGCACAAAAACTGGCAGCAGACCATAAAGTCACAAAGGATAAGAAAACAAAGCAAGAGAAAATAACCCTTGCTGCGCTTGAAGATGAAGAGGATTGTTGGGGCCTGGTAGCGGCAGCCCTAGGAAACTATGATAACCGCAAGCGTTTTGGCGAAAGAATTCGATATAAACCCATGGAGCAATTAACTCTTCTTGATAAAAAAGCTGCCAGCTATAGAACCTTGTCGGCGGCAATTAGGGAGTTGAGAAGGAAAAGTCCGAATGTACATGCGGATTTTAAGTCGGCGCAAAAAGCTTTTCAGCAGGCAGAAGCCGAAGTTGAACAGGCGATTAACGACATTAAACGCTTGGAAAAGTTAGCCGCTCAGCAACAGGCTTTGGCGAAACAGGCACAAGAACTTTCTCGTTTGAATGAGGCGCTGCTGCGAAGTAAGGCTTGTATGGCTAAACTGGACGCAAGAAAAGCACCCTGGTGGTCGCTGGAAGTGCGAAAGTGCTGTTATCAGCGTGCTATTATCGCCGCATTTAAATTGCGCATTGCCGATCGGGAAGCGCGGCTGGCGAATAAACAGGTAAAATATAAACGTAATGCTGCATTACTGGCGCAGGAAGAACAAGCCTGTCAAACAATCACACAACTACACCAAGATATTTGTTTTAGTGCACAAGATGATGATTTTAATAGTGCGGCAATTCAACGTTATGCTTTTGGCCATAGTAAGGAGTTAAATCGTCTGCGGGCTGAACTGGCAGCCAAAGCATTTGTCTTGCATCAGGCCTGGGTGCTTGCCTGTTATAACGGCTGCTTTAGTCACACAGTTAATAATCTGATGCATCTGATTAATGGTAAGGTGAAAGATTACCAGCATGCAAAAGCCATGTGGCAGTGCTTTTTTATGTTGGTTCCGGTTGTTTCATCGGCTTTTGCTTCAGTAGCCAGTCAATTTTCGGCTTTACGCGCAGGAGATATTGGTTGGTTATTTATTGATGAAGCTGGCCAAGCTACTCCGCAGCAGGCGGTAGGGGCTTTATTACGTGCCAAAAGGGCGATTGTGGTTGGTGACCCATTGCAGATAGAACCTGTATTTAGCACACCACCAGAGTTTATTGAGTTTTTCGGTAAAAAAATCTTGGGTGAACAATGGCATACCTGGTCGCCAACTACGGCGTCGGTTCAAAGTGTTGCCGACAGAGTTAATCCATACGGCACTAATCTTATTGCAACGAACCAATGGCTGGGCAGTCCTTTAAGGGTTCATCGGCGCTGTCAAAATCCCATGTTCTCGATAGCGAATCAGATTGCTTACAGCAATACTATGCTGCATGGTTCAGATCATCTTGCAGAAGTTAGTGACTTTGTTTGGGGGCAAAGCAGCTGGTGCGATGTACCGGGTGCTGTAGACGACAAACACTTTGTACCCGAACAAGCTGCATATGTGCTGATGATGTTGTATCGGTATATTGAGGCAAATAATGAATTGCCCGCCTGCTATATAGTAACGCCATTTAGGAATGTGAAGAAGCGGCTGAAAGAGTACCTGAAACGTGAGTTCAGGCATGAAACTATTCAACAAAAAAATTTTTATGATTGGATAGAAGGCAGGATTGGCACTATCCATACCTTTCAGGGGAAAGAAGAAAAATATGTTATTTTTGTGCTGGGCGGATCTCTAGAAAATGGCGGTAAGGGTGCGACCAACTGGGCTTCTGCTAAACCTAACCTGTTAAATGTTGCCGTAACCCGGGCAAAAAAGCGATTTTATATGGTGGGATGCAAGAACCTTTGGGGCGGGTTAGCGTATTTTTCTGTGGCAAATACTGATTTGGCTAGTGTAGCGGTGACGAATCCTGAAGTGAATTAA
- a CDS encoding NACHT domain-containing protein has product MNTINQRNERQLVKKYLKDVIAWHGFVRFLGLPTLQNNPDVPLDELYVAQSLSEKHLSTDKAPNLEELISPINYLLEKKRVVVLGDPGSGKSTLINWFSWYLASGFSKKLPEPIGDLLPLTLVLRDLDLSQVTDISSLMKAFLKRPVADAFNGDLALLLSYLSQGKVLLLIDGLDEITPKYRRVIKNLLLEYFTAYPENYVICTSRVVGYEVEPIQDCPTLDNCDETHVSERLESKAPLAESELNVCYVAPFTDQQISQFALKWYRDNLSGNDRNASLLRDDFIEAIVDNPSTKQLARTPHLLTMMALIYKIKSQLPNGRALLYDLIAQAYLESIDTARKLQDKYLWQDKKRWLARVGFEMQLKRVKLQAKSKGKNKEKYEQNLLIEKSEVLEWIRLAMQDSGNTQAANDVEYASEFLDWIARRSGLLLPRGEDKFAFLHLSFQEYFAAVYIQQQIENPEWLVNDFDEADEDSTLDPRFKENHLQNWVDQDSWQQTIILLFELMAAKPGWTKKLWKECFKKDAIDTQLLRWESLNEKKATITTILENPIARQFFLRKQLLENPHSGISGALYKNAFTELLTLNIAYQNFLTNNSQSITWDSSQLFSMLMSLPEGKVIWKNREISCDELNGLALYDLDEVLIEDVLNVFAKPEILTHLSLVNCRLSSLENLERYQQLTSLTVHGSEIKDVTAIGRLKKLTELYLELTKPEDFESLIQCHQLRKLGLFIDKQKIDISLIARLKKLVQLNLNAGVFYGVRALNDLKNLETLSLFGHMDVNLKELKLTNKLKSLSLARNIGSLEGIERAVNLEELRLYFNAIDDLASLGALKKLSALDIHACPVSDLTPLAQLKKLKSLHLSKTQVKDLTPIAHLDVQVYGINKI; this is encoded by the coding sequence ATGAACACAATTAATCAAAGAAACGAACGTCAATTAGTGAAGAAATATCTTAAAGATGTTATTGCCTGGCATGGGTTTGTCCGGTTTTTAGGTTTGCCAACGTTGCAAAATAACCCAGATGTTCCTTTGGATGAATTATATGTGGCGCAAAGCTTATCTGAAAAACATTTGTCTACTGATAAAGCCCCAAACTTAGAAGAATTAATTAGTCCAATCAATTATTTGCTTGAGAAAAAACGTGTTGTTGTTTTAGGGGATCCTGGCTCAGGTAAAAGCACTTTAATTAACTGGTTTTCCTGGTATTTGGCCTCAGGTTTTTCAAAAAAATTGCCTGAGCCAATAGGTGATTTATTGCCTCTTACTTTGGTATTGCGAGACTTAGATTTAAGCCAGGTCACGGATATTAGTAGTTTGATGAAGGCGTTTTTAAAACGTCCGGTTGCTGATGCTTTTAACGGTGACTTAGCCTTGCTGCTAAGTTATTTAAGCCAGGGAAAAGTGTTATTGTTAATTGATGGCCTCGATGAAATCACACCTAAGTACCGTAGGGTTATTAAAAATCTTCTGTTGGAATATTTCACTGCTTATCCGGAAAATTATGTTATTTGTACTTCTCGTGTGGTGGGGTATGAAGTAGAGCCGATTCAGGATTGTCCCACCCTTGATAACTGTGACGAAACTCATGTTAGTGAACGACTGGAAAGTAAGGCTCCTTTAGCGGAGAGCGAACTTAATGTTTGCTATGTAGCCCCTTTTACCGATCAGCAAATCTCTCAATTTGCTTTAAAATGGTATCGAGATAATTTAAGCGGTAATGACAGAAATGCCAGCTTATTAAGGGACGATTTTATTGAGGCTATTGTTGATAACCCCAGTACCAAGCAGCTTGCTCGGACTCCCCATCTGCTGACCATGATGGCATTAATTTATAAAATTAAATCGCAATTGCCTAATGGTAGGGCTTTGTTATATGACTTGATTGCTCAGGCATACCTAGAATCAATTGATACTGCCCGTAAATTACAGGATAAATATCTGTGGCAGGATAAGAAGCGCTGGCTGGCCCGGGTGGGCTTTGAGATGCAGTTAAAACGGGTAAAACTTCAAGCTAAAAGTAAAGGAAAGAACAAAGAGAAATATGAGCAAAACCTGTTAATTGAAAAAAGTGAAGTGCTTGAATGGATAAGGTTGGCAATGCAAGATTCAGGCAATACGCAAGCAGCTAACGATGTTGAGTATGCCAGTGAGTTTCTTGACTGGATAGCTCGAAGAAGCGGCTTACTATTGCCGCGAGGTGAAGATAAATTTGCCTTTTTACACTTATCTTTTCAGGAATATTTTGCTGCGGTTTATATTCAGCAGCAAATTGAAAATCCTGAATGGCTGGTAAATGATTTCGATGAAGCAGATGAAGACAGCACTTTAGATCCTAGATTTAAAGAAAACCACTTACAAAATTGGGTAGATCAGGACAGTTGGCAACAAACCATCATCTTGTTATTTGAATTAATGGCTGCTAAACCTGGTTGGACGAAAAAGTTATGGAAGGAATGCTTTAAAAAAGATGCGATAGATACTCAACTTTTACGTTGGGAGAGCTTAAATGAAAAGAAAGCTACTATTACAACTATCCTAGAGAACCCGATAGCTAGACAGTTTTTTTTAAGGAAACAATTATTGGAAAATCCCCATAGCGGCATTAGTGGGGCTTTATATAAAAATGCTTTTACCGAATTATTAACGCTGAATATTGCTTACCAGAACTTTTTGACGAATAACTCTCAGAGTATTACTTGGGATTCCAGTCAATTATTTTCTATGTTGATGAGTTTACCGGAAGGTAAGGTTATTTGGAAAAACCGAGAAATATCATGCGATGAGCTTAACGGGCTGGCTTTATATGACTTGGATGAAGTGCTGATTGAGGATGTGCTTAATGTTTTTGCAAAGCCTGAAATACTCACACACCTAAGCCTAGTTAATTGCCGGTTATCATCGCTGGAGAATCTGGAGCGATATCAGCAATTAACAAGTTTGACTGTTCATGGCTCTGAGATAAAAGATGTTACAGCCATTGGCCGTTTGAAAAAATTGACGGAGTTATATTTAGAGTTGACTAAGCCTGAAGATTTTGAATCCTTGATTCAATGTCATCAGTTGCGAAAACTTGGTTTATTTATAGATAAGCAAAAGATAGATATCAGTTTAATTGCTCGGTTGAAGAAGCTTGTCCAATTGAATTTAAATGCAGGTGTTTTTTACGGCGTCAGGGCATTAAATGACTTAAAAAATTTGGAAACTTTAAGTTTGTTTGGACATATGGATGTTAATTTAAAAGAATTGAAATTAACAAATAAATTAAAATCTCTGTCTTTAGCTAGAAATATTGGCTCGCTTGAGGGAATAGAAAGGGCGGTTAATCTAGAAGAGTTACGCTTGTATTTTAATGCTATTGATGACTTAGCCTCGTTGGGTGCCCTTAAGAAATTGAGTGCATTGGATATTCATGCTTGTCCGGTAAGTGATTTAACTCCTTTAGCTCAGTTGAAAAAACTGAAATCTTTGCACTTGAGTAAAACACAAGTTAAAGACTTAACGCCCATTGCCCATTTGGATGTACAGGTGTACGGTATTAATAAGATTTAG
- a CDS encoding KAP family P-loop NTPase fold protein — MTGVENGSQSYKHHSDHPTLNDKLNRYKSVQNKARQIIHCKPPQVFGIHGDWGAGKTSYLHQLRYHLDGTVIDDEKEPEQEALIKAAHKKDVITVWFDAWRFQHEKAPVIALLHEIRRQYELWDKVKNSGRKLADVTVRTVLNSFSDIAKLLSFEAIPLKAQDIQKTGEKWEKDNLESKIGGETIQEFLEKAIDTLLKTSRSKKRLVIIIDDLDRCSPTAAYRLLEGLKVYLSLKNCVFVIGMNQQIVIEAIAEKLSEGRDLDTISHNIAAPAIRAEAYLEKMCSSIERLNPPFDTNSLLSSWIEGSEFRQNLTLAFCDDGGNAISCLPPNPRRLKALANLLNTWSLLLDDDKTQDEKIQGAQALLLIAYVYQFHGELFQRWSFTPSFYTQLKKWATEPWPTPRGGETRSDDSSWPPYLQILELPEKMTVGSSGDVTPSIEALSNYPDPYSANVFWIAPLLRYADLNEDEINPILKAVAAS, encoded by the coding sequence ATGACAGGTGTAGAAAATGGAAGTCAATCGTATAAACATCACAGTGATCATCCTACATTAAACGATAAGCTCAACCGCTATAAATCGGTGCAGAATAAAGCCCGACAGATTATTCATTGTAAGCCTCCCCAGGTTTTTGGTATCCATGGTGATTGGGGCGCAGGAAAAACCAGCTACCTTCACCAGTTGCGTTATCACTTGGATGGTACTGTTATTGACGATGAGAAAGAGCCGGAGCAGGAAGCGTTGATAAAGGCAGCTCATAAAAAGGATGTTATTACCGTTTGGTTCGACGCTTGGCGTTTCCAGCACGAAAAAGCGCCTGTCATAGCACTGCTCCATGAAATCAGGCGCCAATATGAACTCTGGGATAAAGTTAAAAATTCAGGTAGAAAGTTAGCTGATGTAACAGTTCGCACCGTGCTAAATAGTTTTTCAGATATTGCCAAGTTACTTTCTTTTGAGGCGATACCGTTGAAGGCGCAGGATATTCAAAAGACAGGCGAAAAGTGGGAAAAAGATAATTTAGAATCTAAGATCGGTGGCGAAACCATCCAGGAGTTCTTGGAAAAGGCCATAGATACCCTTTTAAAAACTTCCAGAAGCAAGAAGAGATTAGTTATTATTATCGATGATCTTGACCGTTGCAGCCCCACAGCAGCCTATAGGTTACTCGAAGGGCTAAAAGTTTATTTAAGTTTAAAAAACTGTGTTTTTGTGATCGGTATGAACCAGCAAATTGTTATTGAAGCAATAGCCGAAAAACTGTCTGAGGGTCGAGACTTAGATACGATCTCACATAATATTGCAGCACCGGCAATAAGGGCTGAAGCTTACCTGGAGAAAATGTGCAGCAGCATTGAACGCCTTAATCCGCCCTTTGATACAAATAGTTTATTATCCAGCTGGATTGAAGGCAGTGAATTCAGACAAAATTTGACATTAGCTTTCTGCGATGATGGCGGGAACGCTATAAGTTGTTTACCACCAAATCCCAGGCGTCTAAAAGCATTAGCTAATTTGTTAAATACTTGGTCTTTATTATTGGACGACGATAAGACTCAGGATGAAAAAATACAAGGTGCCCAGGCGTTATTATTAATCGCTTACGTTTATCAGTTTCATGGTGAGCTCTTTCAACGGTGGAGCTTTACGCCAAGTTTCTATACCCAGCTAAAAAAATGGGCAACTGAGCCTTGGCCTACTCCCAGAGGGGGAGAAACTCGGAGTGATGACTCTTCCTGGCCGCCTTATTTACAAATTCTGGAATTACCTGAGAAAATGACCGTTGGCAGCTCCGGTGATGTCACTCCATCAATCGAAGCATTAAGCAATTATCCGGATCCCTATTCAGCGAATGTTTTTTGGATAGCGCCCTTATTACGTTATGCCGATTTAAACGAAGACGAAATAAACCCAATATTAAAGGCTGTGGCAGCAAGTTAA
- a CDS encoding DUF1294 domain-containing protein — MRLFSIYFACLFLISITTACYLAYLPIVLTISYWLLSLCTFAIYAIDKSKARKGEWRVKEKHLHLLALTGGWPGAMIAQQLLRHKSKKLSFRLVLALTVLVNISVFIWFNPQIKEVLNELAKLLY; from the coding sequence ATGCGTTTGTTTTCTATTTATTTCGCTTGTCTCTTTTTAATCTCGATTACCACTGCCTGCTATTTAGCTTACCTGCCTATAGTGCTGACGATAAGTTATTGGCTGCTAAGTCTCTGCACCTTTGCCATATACGCAATTGACAAATCAAAGGCGAGGAAAGGAGAATGGCGCGTTAAAGAAAAACACCTGCATTTGTTGGCTTTAACCGGTGGCTGGCCAGGTGCAATGATTGCTCAGCAGTTGTTACGGCATAAATCCAAGAAATTATCTTTTCGCCTGGTGTTGGCACTAACTGTATTGGTAAACATCAGTGTTTTTATTTGGTTTAACCCCCAGATAAAAGAAGTGTTAAATGAATTGGCCAAATTGCTTTATTAA
- the nadA gene encoding quinolinate synthase NadA, with product MTQANLAVEFDFQYPAKPKPLTSEEKAQYKEEIKQLLKEKNAVLVAHYYTDPEIQALAEETGGCVADSLEMARFGNQHPADTLIVAGVKFMGETAKILTPEKTVLMPELEATCSLDLGCPIEEFSAFCDQHPDHTVVVYANTSAAVKARADWVVTSSIALEIVDMLESEGKPIIWGPDRHLGSYIEKQTGAEMLMWQGACIVHDEFKAKALRDLKVQYPDAAVLVHPESPANVVEIADAVGSTSQLIKASQEMDNETFIVATDKGIFYKMEQASPHKKFIEAPTGGNGATCRSCALCPWMAMNGLASIKAALESPVGREIHVDPVLAEKALIPLHRMLNFAAENKLKVKGNA from the coding sequence ATGACGCAAGCCAATTTAGCCGTGGAATTTGATTTTCAATATCCTGCCAAACCTAAGCCCTTAACTAGCGAAGAAAAAGCACAATATAAAGAAGAAATCAAACAACTGCTAAAAGAGAAAAATGCCGTATTGGTGGCACACTACTATACCGACCCTGAAATTCAGGCGTTGGCGGAAGAAACCGGTGGTTGTGTTGCCGACTCATTAGAAATGGCACGATTTGGTAATCAACATCCTGCCGATACCCTGATAGTTGCCGGTGTAAAATTTATGGGGGAAACTGCAAAAATTCTTACCCCGGAAAAAACCGTATTAATGCCTGAGCTGGAAGCGACCTGTTCTTTAGACTTAGGTTGCCCGATTGAAGAGTTTTCTGCTTTTTGTGATCAGCACCCGGATCATACCGTTGTTGTTTACGCTAATACCTCGGCAGCGGTAAAAGCCCGTGCCGATTGGGTAGTAACTTCAAGTATCGCTCTTGAAATTGTCGATATGCTGGAAAGCGAAGGCAAACCGATCATCTGGGGCCCGGACCGTCACCTGGGTTCTTATATCGAAAAACAAACCGGCGCTGAAATGCTGATGTGGCAGGGTGCCTGTATCGTGCATGACGAGTTTAAAGCCAAAGCATTAAGGGACTTAAAAGTGCAGTACCCGGACGCTGCTGTTTTGGTTCACCCGGAGTCCCCGGCAAATGTTGTTGAAATTGCCGATGCCGTAGGCTCAACCAGCCAGCTGATCAAAGCCAGCCAGGAAATGGATAACGAGACCTTTATTGTTGCCACCGATAAGGGCATCTTCTATAAGATGGAACAGGCCAGCCCGCATAAAAAATTCATTGAAGCACCAACCGGTGGTAACGGCGCTACCTGTCGCAGCTGCGCTTTATGCCCCTGGATGGCAATGAACGGCTTAGCTTCTATTAAGGCGGCATTAGAAAGCCCGGTAGGCCGTGAAATTCACGTTGACCCTGTGCTGGCGGAAAAAGCCTTGATCCCGCTGCACCGCATGCTTAATTTTGCCGCAGAGAATAAACTGAAAGTAAAAGGCAACGCGTAA
- a CDS encoding SymE family type I addiction module toxin, protein MPVNLEPCIVLRGKWLRQAGFAIGRKVSIVINPEEILIKPKQVS, encoded by the coding sequence GTGCCGGTAAACCTTGAGCCTTGTATAGTGCTCAGGGGGAAATGGCTCAGACAGGCCGGTTTTGCTATCGGCCGCAAGGTTAGTATTGTTATCAATCCAGAGGAGATACTCATTAAACCTAAGCAAGTCAGTTAA
- the ybgF gene encoding tol-pal system protein YbgF — translation MKLNNVLLGMTLTAGTFTVLAADPAPVFDVNAGQAGATSQSSSLPPGSVSDKMAHLERKLEARNRAQVRIQQQLDELQTEVNEIRGATELHTHQLTQVLERQRELYQELDRRVSEALKPENQVPASIVATDGNKPGQVNYSSDLTENEAYDHAVNLVLKDKKYQQAIIEFGNFNKKYPNSSYAANAHYWLGQLLFNKGELAKAQQEFDIVVSQHKGSNKRADAMLKLAMVAQKQNNKSRAVVLYRQLIEEYPASTAAKLAQPRLDSLAQ, via the coding sequence ATGAAACTAAATAATGTTTTATTAGGCATGACGCTGACTGCGGGTACATTTACTGTACTCGCAGCCGACCCCGCTCCCGTGTTTGATGTTAATGCCGGGCAAGCAGGGGCAACTAGCCAGTCAAGCAGCCTGCCACCGGGCAGCGTATCGGATAAAATGGCACACCTGGAACGTAAACTTGAAGCCAGGAACCGTGCCCAGGTCAGAATTCAGCAGCAACTTGACGAGCTGCAAACGGAAGTCAACGAAATTCGCGGCGCCACTGAGTTGCATACCCACCAACTGACCCAGGTACTGGAACGTCAGCGGGAACTGTATCAGGAACTCGACCGTCGGGTCAGCGAAGCGCTGAAACCCGAAAATCAGGTACCGGCTTCTATTGTTGCTACCGATGGCAACAAACCAGGGCAAGTGAACTACAGCAGTGATCTTACCGAGAACGAAGCATACGACCATGCGGTGAACCTGGTATTAAAAGATAAGAAATATCAGCAGGCCATCATCGAGTTTGGCAACTTCAATAAAAAATACCCCAATTCAAGTTATGCCGCCAATGCCCATTACTGGTTAGGACAGTTACTTTTTAATAAAGGTGAACTGGCCAAGGCGCAGCAGGAGTTTGATATTGTCGTAAGCCAACATAAAGGCTCAAACAAGCGAGCCGATGCTATGCTTAAGCTGGCCATGGTGGCGCAGAAACAGAATAACAAGAGCAGGGCCGTTGTTTTGTACCGCCAGTTGATAGAAGAATACCCAGCAAGTACGGCGGCCAAGCTGGCTCAGCCGCGTCTGGATAGTCTTGCTCAATAA
- the pal gene encoding peptidoglycan-associated lipoprotein Pal codes for MRLNKTVKSLAVALPMFALAACSSNSDSDSSSQVDTNAGSSSSVTTPAESNVQVTAAQRAAEIEEQRKRQQLEQLRSEHIIYFDFDVSNIKSDFARLLDAHAKFLNENPNVNVLVEGHADERGTPEYNIALGERRAKSVVTYLENMGVASSQLTTVSYGEEKPMVKDRTEAAFAKNRRAVLVY; via the coding sequence ATGCGCTTGAATAAAACTGTTAAAAGCCTAGCTGTTGCTTTGCCTATGTTCGCATTAGCTGCATGTAGCTCGAATTCAGACTCGGACAGCAGCAGCCAGGTTGATACCAATGCCGGCAGCAGCTCTTCGGTAACTACGCCGGCAGAGAGCAATGTACAGGTAACAGCCGCACAGCGCGCCGCTGAAATTGAAGAGCAGCGCAAGCGCCAGCAGCTTGAACAACTGCGTTCAGAGCACATTATTTACTTCGATTTTGACGTATCCAACATCAAAAGCGATTTTGCTCGACTGCTTGATGCCCACGCAAAATTCTTGAATGAAAACCCTAACGTAAATGTATTGGTTGAAGGTCATGCCGACGAGCGCGGTACGCCTGAGTACAACATTGCCCTGGGTGAGCGTCGTGCCAAGTCTGTTGTGACTTATTTAGAAAACATGGGTGTTGCTTCTTCTCAGTTGACCACAGTGAGCTATGGTGAAGAAAAGCCTATGGTTAAAGACCGCACTGAAGCTGCTTTTGCTAAAAACCGTCGTGCTGTTTTAGTCTACTAA